tttttggaaagctcacgATGTCCTCTATAAGACATTTTGGAACACATTTGTCATTCGGAGATTTTATCTTGGAGTTATGGcttctgacaaaaaactgctttttgcgagcttctagaaggacctgtaacgttttggcttatatctcttatgcgggagCATTTTTtgaccttgagcccaacatcaaagttgtagagaaggaaatttccttgagaataggctttggttggagaatttttgataaagtatgaaagagatatggtcagtcaaagttaggttgacttttagttaaaaaccctaatttagaaacttaggtttttgatgattttggagcttttcttgatgaaccatgatcaaaccttgatcaaatgatgaatctaacattaaaatgctgatgttgaccaaaaatcagacattttgactgtattttgaccttagttgacttttaggtcaaatcagtcgactgttgactgtttgagtagTTGAATGAGTAaccttatgaatcagagcttgaaacttggtatgaggatTATTTGAGGCATATAAGAgattatgaggtccacttgaattgtcaTAACTTTATTGTTCTTTAAGAGAAgcaaaaaaccctagttgtgggttgtttgtttaggagaggtgtctttgagctttgtatcttgatctgagtttgaacaagagaaatgagatgggcaaattttggggtatgacaagtacacagatgctctggatgaagagtcagctagaagattatcagatatatgagaataaaattcctatcttctgtgataatacttctgctatatgtttatctaagaatccaattttacattccaaagctaaacatattgagattaaacatcatttcattagggactatgtttagaagggtgttctatctttaaactttgttgatacagaccatcaatgggctgatatctttataaaaccccttgctgaagataggtttaagttcattctgaagaatatcagtatggatttatgcccagaatgaaaggattagAAGTTCTGTTATATGgactagatttgaaatgataagttttttttataagaagttctgattgttagtcagttagatattctgattctgttatagctaacgtttcatatgtctaagttgattcagaatctcttttaaagcaaaacagttgtcactaGCTATTCCataagatgaacacgtgttcactctaaagggacaagcatgcgtgcagctgatgagacgccaccctaggtaactgtgcaaatcatttcaaatatcccgttttaccctaacgtcactcaacattaaatgcattgattttctgcatttcgtaactgttcattctcagaatttaattgcatttagttttcaaatccgtgtctatttaaaccGCCCTCTCATATCATTCTCTCTTTTACGCACTCATTCTCTCCATTGTGTATGCATTTCTGCAATCTTTTTTCCCTATTCTCTTACCCTAAAAGGAAAACCAAGAATCTCAGCAAAgtgtcaatggctgcttcttcatcacaaattgatggttcttcatctcaacaacaagaacaagaacatgaactcattccaatgatcacttgcTCTATTCCTCGGGATCAACTAGAGGTTGTATGTAAACTGATGGTtgatgttgataatctggaagaacatcAAATCCATATCAAATACAATTTGGTTTTTCAGAATTGGTCGTCTTTGTTTCTTAAATTCTGTGGACCAGTATATCCAGACcttatgaaggagttctaggttCATGCATTTGTTATCCCTAAagccatagttttgtttgttcatGGAAGGTTCTTCTCCATCACTGAAAACACActgagaatgttgtttgatttgatgaaTGCTGAAGGTGAGACTGAAGCAACCTTAAGAACAAACTGGGATGCAGTCTATGCTGAAATCTTTACTGATGGAAAGAAATCAACTAGAGTGAAAGATCTGAAGGACATATACAAAGtatggacaaagattcttctaggtTGTTTCTACCACAGGAAATCAACCAGTTCTTCTGATTTCGTCAACAAcaatcaacaatacatcatgtacTACCTAGGTACaaataagaaggttgatgttacctACATTATTTTTAATCACTTGTGGAATGCTGTAAAGGACTCTCGAGATGAGAGCAAATCAAAGAAGAAAGGAACTGTTATttcttttggaaggattattaccaatcttctggttcaaaccaagatggttgaagagtTGGAAAATGCTGGAATAGTCAAGGATCCATATACAATCAATGGGAGTGTCTTGAATGCTacttctttgaagaaaatgggtCTTATTCAAGCTATTGGTACTGCTCCTAAACCAGATCCAAATGTTAGAAACAGAAGAGGTccagttcttgctgagtttgagttGTTCTTTCTCAATGAACAACCAGATATTAAGGTTCATTACCTTAATATTCTCAAACAGGATGGTTCTGTGGATACTAAGATGAAGACAAGCAGGCAGAAGCTTCCATCTACCAAGGATGGTATAGTAGAAGATTTACCAGAAGCTGCCTCtcaaaaagaaagaaggacaaagcgtaagCAAGATGTTCCTTCTATCAGTTAGGTATTCTTTCAGGAGCAGTATGGGATAACGAGGCATGGGGTTCCTATTGGAATTGGGATCCAAAGGAAACTTGGGCCTTTATTACTTGGACCATATTCGcaatttatttacatactataaaaaataaaagattaaaaGGTGTAAATTCTTCAATAGTGGCTTCTTTAGGATTTCTTATAATTTGGATATGTTATTTGGGGATCAATCTATTAGGAATAGGACTACATAGTTATGGTTCATTTACATCTAATTGACTAAAAATGAGTAAAGAACCTGAGAAATAAAAATATGGAAAGTATATATTTATATGCTTTCCATAAATCGTCGAGAACCCTTTCAATCAAGTAATGTAATGATTCAAGGGATTCTCACAAACaacaaacatatttttaagtgaATGTAacggaaaaagatttttttatcttttttattgatTGATTGACAAAAATCATCCATCAAAAATGAGATAGAATAGCTTCAACCTTGTCAACCGAAAATGAGAAAATGAAATCTGGATAAATACCAATACCTAGTATGGGTATAAGGAgagaaattgaaataaataattctCTGGGCCCAGAATCAAAAAAAGAAGAGTTTGGTGGATTAAAAAACTTGTATCCATAGAACATCTGCCGTAAgatagataataaataaataggagTGAATATCATTCCAATTGTTGTTACAAAAGTAATTAGTATTTTCATCATGAAAAGATATTTTTGACTAGTAATTATTccaaaaaaaactatcaattcTGCAACAAAACCGCTCATGCCAGGCAATGCAAGAGAAGCCATTGATAAGATAGTGAAAATAGTGAATATTTTTGGCATGGGGATAGCCATTCCGCCCATTTCGTCAAGATAAAGAAGACGCAGTCTATCATAACTAGTTCCTGCCAAGAAAAAAAGGGCAGCGCCAATAAATCCATGAGATATTATTTGTAAAATGGCCCCGTTGAGACCAGTATCACTTATAGAACCAATTCCTAGAATTATAAAACCCATATGAGATACCGAAGAATAAGctattcttttttttaaattacgCTGACCAAAAGATGTTGAAGCGGCATAGATTATTTGAATAGAACCTAATATCATTAACCAGGGGCAAAATATGGAATTAGCGTGGGAAAAAAATTCCATATTAATTCGAACCAACCCATACGCTCCCATTTTTAATAAGATTCCGGCTAAAAGCATACAAGTGCTGTAATGTGCCTCTCCGTGGGTATCTGGTAACCATGTATGTAAGGGTATAATCGGCGATTTGACAGCAAAAGCAATAAGAAAGGCCATATAGAATATTATTTCTAGTGCCACGGGATACGATTGATTAATTAATGTTTCAAAATTTAATGTTGGTTCATTAGAGCCATATAAACCGATACCCAGAATTCCCATTAATAAAAAAACAGAAGCTCCTGCAGTGTACAAAATAAACTTTGTAGCTGAATACAAACGTTTCTTTCCCCCCCACATGGATAAAAGTAGATAAACGGGAATTAATTCCAATTCCCACATGATGAAAAAAAGTAAAATGTCTCGAGAAGAAAATGGTCCTATTTGACCGCTATACATTGCTAACATCAGGAAATAGAATAATCGGTATTCTCGAGTAACCGGCTGAGCCGCTAAAGTGGCTATAGTAGTTATAAATCCCGTGAGTAAAATAGGTCCTATAGAGAGTCCATCTATTCCTAATCTCcagtaaaaatcaaaaaaattgatCCATTTAGAATTCTCCGGAAGTTGAATTAGTGGATCATCCAATTGGAAATGATAACAAAATGTATAGGTTGTTAGAAGGAGATCGATTAAGCATATACAAATGCTATACCACCTAATTACCTTATTTCCCCTATGAGGAAATAAGAAAATGAAGGAACCTGCGGCTATTGGAAAAACAACAACTATTGTTAACCAAGGAAAATAATTCGTGATAAAAATAAGATACACTTGGGCCAGAAAAACCCGCgctcaaaataaaatagaaaagattttattttgagcaCGAGTTTTTGCCAGTAAAAAAGGTATTCCTGTGGTGTTTTTTGAAACGTATCAATAAGCTAGACCCATACTTCGAGTTGTTTCATGCCATAAATAAACTCGAACACTTAGGAAATCTGTCGGACAAGCGGACTCACACCTCTTACAACCAACACAGTCCTCTGTTCTTGGGGCAAAAGCTATTTGCTTAGCTTTACATCCATCCCAAGGTATCATTTCTAATACATCTGTGGGACAGGCTCGGACACATTGAGTACATCCTATACATGTATCATAAATCTTTACT
The genomic region above belongs to Vicia villosa cultivar HV-30 ecotype Madison, WI unplaced genomic scaffold, Vvil1.0 ctg.002215F_1_1, whole genome shotgun sequence and contains:
- the LOC131638188 gene encoding NAD(P)H-quinone oxidoreductase chain 4, chloroplastic, with product MAWFSASASASEASSANTGEGISESEFSRARRISAKFFGGEGATAIAVAEAAIGLAIVSSIARCTQCVRACPTDVLEMIPWDGCKAKQIAFAPRTEDCVGCKRCESACPTDFLSVRVYLWHETTRTRVFLAQVYLIFITNYFPWLTIVVVFPIAAGSFIFLFPHRGNKVIRWYSICICLIDLLLTTYTFCYHFQLDDPLIQLPENSKWINFFDFYWRLGIDGLSIGPILLTGFITTIATLAAQPVTREYRLFYFLMLAMYSGQIGPFSSRDILLFFIMWELELIPVYLLLSMWGGKKRLYSATKFILYTAGASVFLLMGILGIGLYGSNEPTLNFETLINQSYPVALEIIFYMAFLIAFAVKSPIIPLHTWLPDTHGEAHYSTCMLLAGILLKMGAYGLVRINMEFFSHANSIFCPWLMILGSIQIIYAASTSFGQRNLKKRIAYSSVSHMGFIILGIGSISDTGLNGAILQIISHGFIGAALFFLAGTSYDRLRLLYLDEMGGMAIPMPKIFTIFTILSMASLALPGMSGFVAELIVFFGIITSQKYLFMMKILITFVTTIGMIFTPIYLLSILRQMFYGYKFFNPPNSSFFDSGPRELFISISLLIPILGIGIYPDFIFSFSVDKVEAILSHF